One window of the Cryptomeria japonica chromosome 7, Sugi_1.0, whole genome shotgun sequence genome contains the following:
- the LOC131856868 gene encoding uncharacterized protein LOC131856868, whose protein sequence is MAEGERSVGGNERHTHNREDSGKERERSLSPRKRFERKMDALMDMVSLMMGKMGQNTTPQNNSGHRGEYSASKPHDEHAGRINQPDPEENASFVEQLRLGRAEYDSLPDDIKMDMSYNDFMDHKRKNKGQGRYYDQRRPLNQGDLYQAVNKVTLPHFDRSDSNSARAWIQKLDNYLALRPMAEEEAIKFATLHLDGVAHEWWYHGLITLGHRSITAYDEFTTRLIERFEKKDPEIHFRELAQLRQYSTVDAYIAEFQRLSVMVTGITERRLVILFSEGLTEPLKGWIKAFDPPSLQEAMKKERNMEWATPKAKFQSNSPFQKRDKGKRPQHRPPLRPQHQEFKNRNPNVTWLDPETLNELRRKGLCFRCREKWSQDHVCQKGVKFNQIEYYSAGESDSELSNQQSDFEESEGDRAPEESGDEKECGGVLAQLSSFQRNESFKVRGMIKGQRIVALIDTGATHNFIDEVVVAKKGLQTEEFEGFKVMVADGFHISCTKKISNMTMQLGNYEVKDDFYIVHIGDTDAVLGIQWLRSLGEIALNLQTMELKFQSDGKRIVLRGMSNGGPRVVSFKRMARLIRHDQAEWIAECIILPASPVETKRDQPPDIQSLLTKKSAVFADLPPGPPPERGSEHIIELKEGAKPVITTPYMYPKRQKDEIGRNIQELLEMGFIRPSKSPFASAVVLVKKEDGTMRIKTWDDHLKHLEGVLNILESESLFAKASKCEFGMEELLYLGHIISAGGVKVDPEKIKAVMDWPPPENLTQLKGFLGLCGFYRRFVKGYSQNAAPLTDLTKKGAFVWSERAQVVFDKFKNIMSSCPVLAIPDFSKPFELQCDASGEGVGAVLMQDKHPIMFESRKLRGVERTYSIYDKEMLAIMHALAKFRQYLVGNKFVVKTDHNSLKHFMHQKDLNERQQKWQRAWVKWLHLGEYCYNSSFHMSIKMSPFLALYGYEAPSFADLVFGDSKAPLAKDMLQKNQDIMKSLKENLQIAQNQQKLYADQRRSERSFEVGDMVIRKIGAVAYELELPSNSRVHNVFHVSRLKKALGHNVVPSSQLPPLDEEGQLVLIPEEILDVRERSLRKRTIREYLVKWKNLPLEDATWESDEILQHPGDIRQSPFLVQSTQKGLDRFELQNARLRSQICNRNRKIQYIDL, encoded by the exons ATGGCAGAAGGTGAAAGATCCGTTGGGGGTAATGAGAGGCACACCCACAACAGAGAAGATAGCggaaaggaaagggaaagatcTCTGAGTCCCAGGAAGAGGTTTGAAAGAAAGATGGATGCTTTGATGGACATGGTCTCCCTCATGATGGGAAAAATGGGTCAGAACACCACTCCTCAAAATAACTCAGGCCATAGAGGAGAGTATAGTGCTTCCAAACCGCATGATGAGCATGCAGGCCGGATTAATCAGCCTGATCCTGAGGAGAATGCTTCATTTGTGGAGCAGTTGAGACTCGGTCGAGCAGAGTATGATTCTCTACCTGACGACATCAAAATGGATATGTCCTATAATGATTTCATGGATcataaaaggaaaaacaaaggaCAAGGGAGATATTATGATCAGAGGAGACCATTAAATCAAGGAGACTTGTACCAAGCTGTCAACAAAGTTACACTTCCCCACTTTGACAGGAGTGATTCCAATTCAGCCCGAGCTTGGATTCAAAAGCTGGATAACTATCTAGCTCTCCGACCAATGGCAGAAGAAGAAGCGATCAAGTTCGCTACGCTACACCTTGATGGGGTGGCGCACGAGTGGTGGTACCATGGCCTCATCACCTTGGGTCATAGGTCTATCACAGCATATGATGAGTTCACCACTAGGCTCATTGAGAGATTTGAGAAGAAGGATCCTGAAATCCActttagagaacttgcacaactaagacagTATAGCACAGTCGATGCCTACATTGCAGAATTTCAACGGCTCTCAGTCATGGTGACGGGAATCACGGAAAGGAGATTGGTGATTCTTTTCAGTGAAGGGTTGACAGAACCTCTCAAGGGGTGGATTAAAGCTTTCGATCCCCCATCATTGCAAGAGGCcatgaaaaaagaaagaaatatggAGTGGGCCACTCCTAAGGCCAAATTTCAGTCAAATTCCCCCTTTCAGAAAAGGGATAAGGGAAAAAGGCCTCAGCATAGACCGCCCTTGAGACCTCAACACCAAGAGTTCAAGAACCGCAATCCCAATGTCACCTGGTTGGATCCAGAAACCCTGAATGAACTCAGAAGAAAGGGGTTATGTTTCCGGTGTAGGGAAAAGTGGTCACAAGATCATGTTTGCCAAAAGGGGGTTAAGTTCAATCAGATTGAATATTATTCTGCTGGTGAGAGTGATTCTGAATTGTCCAATCAGCAATCTGATTTTGAAGAAAGTGAAGGAGATAGAGCCCCAGAAGAATCTGGAGATGAAAAGGAGTGTGGGGGAGTCTTGGCCCAACTCTCTAGTTTTCAAAGAAACGAATCATTCAAGGTTCGTGGGATGATCAAAGGGCAGCGAATTGTAGCCTTGATCGACACTGGAGCaacacataacttcattgatgaagttGTGGTAGCCAAGAAGGGGCTGCAAACTGAAGAGTTTGAAGGGTTTAAGGTCATGGTTGCCGATGGATTCCATATCTCTTGCACCAAGAAGATTTCAAACATGACCATGCAGTTGGGAAACTACGAAGTTAAGGATGACTTCTACATAGTACACATTGGGGATACTGATGCTGTCCTTGGTATTCAATGGCTGCGTTCTCTTGGGGAGATTGCCTTGAATCTACAGACTATGGAGTTGAAGTTTCAATCAGATGGGAAGAGGATAGTTCTAAGAGGAATGTCTAATGGAGGTCCGCGAGTTGTGTCATTCAAGAGAATGGCAAGACTGATCCGTCATGATCAAGCTGAGTGGATTGCTGAATGTATAATCCTCCCTGCTAGTCCGGTTGAGACTAAACGTGACCAACCTCCTGACATCCAGTCTCTTCTCACAAAGAAAAGTGCGGTTTTTGCCGACTTGCCTCCTGGACCTCCACCTGAACGGGGTTCAGAACACATTATAGAGCTTAAGGAAGGAGCTAAACCGGTGATCACAACTCCATATATGTATCCGAAGAGGCAGAAAGATGAAATAGGGAGGAATATTCAAGAACTCTTGGAGATGGGTTTCATTCGCCCAAGCAAGAGCCCCTTCGCTTCTGCAGTGGTTTTGGTGAAGAAggaggatgggaccatgcgcat CAAGACTTGGGATGATCATCTCAAGCACTTGGAAGGAGTGCTTAATATCTTGGAGTCTGAGAGTTTGTTCGCTAAAgcttccaaatgtgaatttggaatggaggaGTTATTGTACCTGGGTCACATAATCAGTGCTGGAGGAGTGAAGGTGGACCCGGAAAAGATAAAAGCAGTCATGGATTGGCCACCCCCTGAGAATTTAACTCAATTGAAAGGGTTTTTAGGTCTGTGTGGGTTTTACCGGAGATTTGTTAAGGGGTATTCACAAAATGCAGCTCCCCTTACTGATCTCACCAAAAAGGGGGCCTTTGTTTGGTCCGAAAGGGCTCAAGTTGTGTTTGACAAATTTAAGAATATAATGAGCTCGTGTCCAGTTTTAGCAATTCCTGATTTCTCCAAACCATTTGAGCTGCAGTGTGATGCATCAGGTGAAGGAGTGGGGGCTGTCTTGATGCAAGACAAACACCCTATCATGTTTGAGAGTAGAAAATTACGGGGTGTCGAAAGGACATACTCAatttatgataaagaaatgctTGCCATTATGCATGCATTAGCCAAGTTCAGGCAGTACTTGGTGGGAAACAAATTCGTGGTGAAAACTGACCACAATAGCCTCAAGCATTTCATGCATCAGAAGGATCTAAATGAGAGGCAACAGAAATGG CAAAGAGCATGGGTCAAGTGGCTGCACCTAGGGGAGTACTGCTACAATTCCTCGTTCCATATGTCGATAAAGATGTCTCCTTTCTTGGCACTTTATGGGTATGAAGCTCCTAGTTTTGCAGATTTGGTTTTTGGTGATAGCAAAGCACCCTTAGCCAAGGATATGTTGCAGAAAAATCAAGACATAATGAAATCTTTGAAAGAAAATTTGCAGATTGCCcaaaatcagcagaagttgtatgctgatcagagGCGTAGTGAGCGCTCATTCGAAGTTGGGGATATG GTCATCAGAAAGATTGGGGCAGTAGCTTATGAATTGGAGCTACCTTCTAATAGTAGAgtccataatgtcttccatgtatctcgtCTCAAGAAGGCTCTTGGACATAATGTGGTACCTTCGTCACAATTACCCCCCCTGGATGAAGAGGGACAATTGGTTCTAATTCCTGAAGAAATACTTGATGTCAGAGAACGGTCTTTGAGGAAAAGAACCATCAGAGAATATTTAGTGAAGTGGAAGAACCTGCCTTTGGAGGATGCAACTTGGGAAAGTGATGAGATATTGCAGCATCCTG GTGACATCAGGCAATCTCCTTTTCTTGTTCAGTCGACTCAAAAGGGCTTAGACAGATTCGAGCTCCAGAATGCAAGGTTGAGAAGTCAA ATTTGTAACAGGAATCGGAAGATCCAGTATATTGATCTTTGA